The genomic region GGGATGAATCCGATATCAACCTTCCCACCGCGGTGGACATGAGCGGTGTGCTTGCCGGACGGACGTTGGTGACGGCGAGCATGCAAGGCTTCCACGCGCTCGTGGTCGCCTATGCTCCTCCGGCTCCGGAAATCGTGGTGGAGAATGAGGCCGGAACCGCCCTGGCAGCGGCCGACACGTATCGCCAGGACTTCGGCCCCGTCCAGCCGACCAAGCACAAGACCGCAGTGATCACGATCCGCAACACGGGCGATGACCTGCTCGGCAACATCGGCGCGACTATCGACGGCGCAGGTGCAACCGACTTCAGCGTGGTCAGCAGCAGCAGCGGCACCACCCTCACCCCCGGTGGTACCCAGACACTGACCATCACCTTCACCCCCACCGCCCAAGGAACGCGGGAAGCGGTTCTGCACATCACGAGCAACGATTCGGACGAGCCCGCCTACACGGTCGAGCTCGAGGGCTACGGCACCCAGCCCATCACCGAGTGGCGCGAGCAATTCTTCGAAACCACTGAAAACACCGGCGATGCCGCGGACGATGCCGACCCGGATGGCGATGGCGTCGAAAACCTGCTCGAGTTCGCCACCGGAGCCGATCCCACCGAGAGTGGCGTGATTGAGACGCCAGTCACCCGGCCCCTCGCCGGGATGATCGACTTCACCTACACGCGCAACAAGCTCGCCGCCGCTGAAGTGCAGTGGACCGTGGAGTGGACCGACACCCTGGAGGGAGGCTGGAGCTCGAATGGCGTGAGCGAAACCGTGATCGAGGATGACGGAACGGTGGAAACCGTGGTCGCCACCTTGCCCGCCGGGCCGGATGGGAAGCGTTTCGTTCACCTCAAGGTGATCCGGCCCTGAACTCCCAAGGGCCGGAAAAAGCGACGGCGGCGGGATTTTTCCCGCTGCTTGTCGCTTGACGCCTGCGGGACGCATCGGTTTCTTCCCGCCCGCCATGCTCCACCAGGTGCTCAAATCCAAGCTTCACCGGGCGATGATCACCGCCGCCGACGTCGATTACGAAGGCAGCATCGAGATCCCCACCGACCTGATGGAAGTCGTCGGCCTGTGGCCGGGCGAGAAGGTTCTCGTCGCCTCCATCACCACCGGCAACCGGCTCGAGACTTACGTGCAACCTGGCGTCCCCGGCACCGGCAACATTCTCATCAACGGCGGCGCCGCCCATCGCATCAAGAAGGGCGAGCGGGTCGCAATCATGGCTTTCGGCCTTTCCGACACCCCGGTGCTGGCCAAGAAGGTGGTCCTCGACGAAGAAAATCGCGTTCTGCGCGACGGGCGCTGAGTCGAATTTCGCAGGAAATAGCTTTAAACACTTCCAAACAAACCCCTCGACACGAAAACGACGATTTGTTTAAAATTTTTTACTTGAGAAAACTTAACGACTTTTTTGAATAGCGGACTTTTTTAGGGTCGCGCGTGGAGCATTTTGCTGCTATGATCGCCGCGCTATGGCAACCACCACGAAACGCACCCGGTTTTCACGCCGGCTTCCCGATCACGTCACGGATGAACTCTGCAACGTCCTCGCGGAAGACAAGGTGTTTGGCTTCAATGACCTGTTCGAGCGAGTGTTCGACAACCTCAAGGTCCGCAACGCCGTGAGCGGCGGCGAAGAGATGCTTCGCCTGCGCGCTTACGAGAAACTCCAGAACCTGGTAACCCGCGGCCTCGTCGAGAAAATCGGCAAGGAATACAAGGGCACCAAGCGCGTCCACGAGGCTTCCAGCGAGTATCTCGCCCAGCAGCAGGAAGATTGAGCCAGGGGGTGCCGAATGCACCCGTTGTTTGCCCTCCCTTTTGATAAAACCCGCGCCGCAACCCGGCGCGGGTTTTTTTTCTGTCCATGATCCGCTGTGGCTCCTATCACGCGGGCCGGATGTCGTCCCAGTACCTCCCCGTTTTCGTCCAGATCCTCGTGGCCATCGGCTTCGCGGTCGTGAGCCTGACTCTCAGCGTGCTGCTCGGCAAATCCGCCCGCCGCAATGCGACCAAGGACAGCGCCTACGAGTGCGGCATGTTGCCGATCGGCGAAGGGTCACCACGCTTCTCGGTGAAATTCTACCTGGTCGCGATGCTGTTCGTGATCTTCGACATCGAGGTGGTCTTCATGTATCCATGGGCGGTGCAGTTCCGCGACCTCGTTGCTGGTGGCAATGCCGTGCCGCTGGTCTCCATGGCAGGCTTCGCCGGCGTGCTCGCCGTGGCCTACGTCTATGCGCTCAAGAAGGGCGCGCTGACGTGGAAGAACTGACTGGCACTGACGAGTCCGGCTTGCCCAGCGCCATCGCGGCGACCGCGGGAATCGGGATTGCTTGCCCGACGACGAAGTCTTCCAGCAGCAACTGAAGCCATTCGCGCGACACAGTGATCGCCTCGATCACGATCGCGATCTTCCCGCCATCCGCCGGCAGGATTCGGTAGCGGTCGACCACGATGAGGATTTCCTCCGTCTCCCCGGTGAGCATGACTTCCACCAGCAGCATCTTCTCCTTGCTGCGGATCCGCAGATCGTTGAGCTGGCCATAGCGTTCGATGCGGCCCGCGAGCACGCTTTTCGCCGCCCGCGAGGCGAGGTTGTCTTTCAAGGCACCGAGCATGCGCGAACGCTAGACCGCCTCCGCCACCGGTGAAAGCCAGCACCGAGCCATCTTTTTCACGCTCGCCGCGATCGCGTAATGGGCAACCGGGGGGAAATCGGCCATGGTGGTCGGCGTAAGGGATAGTTGCACAGCCCCCCAGACAACTGGGATACGGCCCCCGGACACTGGAACGGTTCCCCCCTCTAGTGTCCGGGGGCTTCCCCACCCGAATCAGGCGCGGCGCGGCTCACATTCCCTCCCCCGGGAAATCTTTCTCCCGACGAGACCCGAATCGAATCTCCGGACCCCAACGGAAAAACGCCGCGCGGAGTGGTGATCCCGGGCGGCGCAGGTTTCTCAAGGACTCGAGGACCTCAGAAGTCGAACAGCGAGGTCACCGATTGTCCGCCATTGATGCGACGGATCGCTTCGCCAAGCAGCGGCGCGATGCCGACAGCCTGGACTTTCGGGCCGGACGCCTGCGGGACCGAGTCGGTGGTGATGACTTCCTCAATCACCGAATTCTGGATTCGCTCCTGCCCGAGATCTCCCAGCACGGCGTGGGAAACGGCGGCAAAGATCCGGCGGGCGCCGTGCTTGCCGAGGATCTCCGCGGCAGCGGTCAGGGTTCCGGCAGTCTCGGTCATGTCGTCGATCAGGATCACATCGCGGCCTTCCACTTCACCGATGACGTTCATCGCCTCCACACGGGTGGCGCTGACGCGGTGCTTCGCGACGATTGCCAGGTCGGCACCCAGCGCGTCGGCATAAGCGCGGGCCATCTTCACGCCGCCCACATCGGGCGATACCACGCACAGGTTCGAGGTGTCCGGATGGCGTTCGCGCAGGTAGTGGATGAGCGCGGGCTTCGCGTAGAGATGGTCCACCGGAATATCGAAGAAGCCCTGGATCTGCGGTGCGTGCAGGTCCATGGTCAGCACCCGGCCGACCCCGGCGGAGGTGAGCAGGTTGGCGACGAGCTTCGCGGTGATCGGCACCCGCGGCTGGTCCTTGCGGTCTTGGCGGGCGTAGCCGAAGAAGGGCATCACGGCGGTGATCCGGCCGGCGCTGGCGCGGCGGGCGGCATCCACCATGATCAGCAACTCCATGATGTTGTGATTCGTCGGCGGGCAGCTCGGCTGGATGATGAAGACATCATCCCCGCGAATGTTCTCGTTGATCTTGACGAACGTTTCACCGTCCGGAAACGCCGTGACGTGGACATCGGCGAGTTTGGTGCCAAGGGTATCGGCAATGCGCTCGGCGAGCGCGCGGTGAGCGGTTCCACTGATGAGTTTCATGCAGGAGCGACGGGGCGGGCGCATCGTCCGCCGGTCATGCCGCATTCCTCAAGGCGAATCCCCGCCGGAAGGGAATTACTTCGCTCCCCTGCCTAGCAGAACAGCCGGGATGGTCTTGAGCAGGATCTTGATATCCAGCCACAGCGACCAATTGTCGATGTACTTGAGGTCCATCTCCACCCATTGCTCGAAGCTGGTGATCTTGTTGCGACCGCCAGCCTGCCACTCACAGGTGATGCCTGGCTTCACGCTCAGGCGGCGGCGGTGGGCCAGCTCGGAAAAGGCGGCCACCTCGTAGAGCGGCAGCGGTCGCGGGCCGACCAGGCTCATCTCGCCGGTGAGCACGTTGAGGAGCTGTGGCAGCTCATCAATGCTGAGTTTGCGCAGCCAACCGCCGAAAGGGAAAATGCGCGGGTCGCGGTCGAGCTTGAAGACCGGTCCGTCCATCTGGTTGCCGTGCTCGGCCTTGATCTGTTCCAGCAAGGCCTCGGCATTCGGCACCATGGTGCGGAATTTCCACATCCGGAACGGCCTGCCGTAATGGCCCGCACGCTTCTGGCAGAAGAGAATCGGAGCACCCGGGCTGTTGAAGCGAATGCCGATGGCCGCAATCAGCCACAATGGTGAACTGACGGTGATCAGAAACAGGGCCCCCAACCGGTCGAAGGCCTCCTTGGTCAGAAGTTCCCAACTCAGCTCCGGTGTGGAACGCAACACCAGCATCGGCTTGTTCCCGATGGAATCGAACACCGGCCGGGCGATCTGGGTGCGGATGAAAGACGCCGCGATCCACGCCTCGACGCCTTGCAGCTCGCAAGCCTCCACGGCCTGCGCCACGCGGTCGAAGGCGGTGCGCCGGGTGGCGAAGATCACCCGCTCCACAGTTTCCCTCTTCAGCAATTCATAAAGCTCCTCCACGGGGCGGGAGGTCAGGTCGAAGCGCTCGACGATGTTCCAGCCACCGGTCGCCTCGGGATCGAGCTCCTCGATCAATTCATCCAGATCCTGTCCAGATCCCGCCAGAACCACCCGCTCGCGGCGTCCTTCGTTCCGCTCGAGGAGGATCATCCGCTTGCGAGTCACCCGGTCGCGCAGCAGCAGCAGGAACGCCACGATCGGCGCACCAATACCGAGGATCAGGCGGCTGGCTTCCTGCAGCCGGGAGAATACCGAGATCAAGCCGAGCACCAGTCCCATCACGGCCAGAGCCTTGACGATCTGTTGCAGCGCCTTGTGGCGGGACTTCCGGCGGACGTGCTCGTAGAACCCGAAATGCTCCAGCACCAGCGGCGTGAAAGGCACCGCGATGTAGAGCACCCAGCTCATGTCCGCGAGGATGGAACTCTCCATCGAGGGCAGCCCGTAGTAGTCACGGATCGGATCACGGACGATCGACGCGAGCCAAAATCCCAGCCAAACCAGCGCCGCATCCAGGAGCTGAAGCGCCTGAATGGAAAAAGCCTGTTTGCGTCCGGTGGACATCGGCATGACGGGGAGTCGTGGGCGACCTGAAGCAGTCGCGCCGACCTTGGATGGGGCGCCTTCCCATGGCAATCACGTAAACGCGGAGGGACAGGCGACAGCTTTGTCACCTTCGCCGGCACCCGGGAAAACACGCAGGCCCCGCTCCTTCCAATGAATCCGGAGCCGCACGATTCGATTGCCATGCCGCCTTTCGCCCCTAAAGTCCCGCCCTCCAAATCATGAGCGAACCCAAGCACGTCGCGATCGTCGGCGCCACCGGAGCGGTCGGCGAGGAAATGCTTCTCTGTCTCGAACAGCGGAATTTCCCCGTCGGAAAACTGACCTTGCTGGCCTCTGCCCGCTCGGCCGGCAAACGCATCCCATTCCGCGGCCAGGACATCGTCGTGCAGGAGCTCACACACGACAGCTTCGCCGGTGTGGACATCGCGCTCTTTTCCGCAGGCGGCGGCATTTCCCTCGAATTCGGCCCGTCCGCGGCAGCCGCCGGTGCGGTCGTGATCGACAATTCGTCAGCCTTCCGGATGGACGATGGCGTCCCGCTGGTGGTCCCGGAAATCAACCCCGCCGCCGCGAAGGATCATCCGAAGGGCATCATCGCCAACCCGAACTGCACCACCATCATCTCGCTGATGGCGCTCGCGCCGCTGCACGAGAAGTTCGGCCTCAAGTCGATCATCGCCTCCTCCTACCAGGCCGTCTCCGGCTCGGGCGCACAGGGCATCATCGAGCTGGAAGAGCAGGTCAAGGCGATCGCCAACGGACTGCCCTTCGAGCCAAAGGTGTATCCGCGCCAGATCGCTTTCAACGTCATCCCGCAAGTCGATTCCTTCACCGCCAACGGCTACACCAAGGAAGAGATGAAGATGCTCAACGAAGGCCGCAAGATCCTCGGTCACGCCGACCTCAAGGTCTCCTGCACCTGCGTCCGCGTGCCGGTCTATCGCTCGCACTCGGTTTCAATCACCGCGCAGTTTGAGAAGCCAGTCGATGTCGAAGCCGCCCGCGCCGCCTATGCCGGCAAGCCCGGCATCCAGGTCGTGGATGATCCGGCGAACAAGGTCTTCCCCGTGCCGCTCGACACCACCGGCAAGGACGACTGCCTCGTCGGCCGCATCCGCAAGAACCTGGTCCTCGACAACGCCCTCGACCTCTGGGTCGTCGGCGACCAGGTCCGCAAGGGTGCCGCGCTCAACGCCGTGCAGATCGCCGAGATCCTCTGACGAGATCGTAGATGGAGGATGGCAGATGGTAGATTTCTTGCCTTTCATCCGCCATCTACCATCTGCCATCTACCATCCATGGATTTAAAGTCCTACCTCGCCACCCGCGCCGCTGAAGTCGATGCCGCGCTCGATGCCTTCTTGCCGAAGGCGAAGGAAAAGCCGGCCACCATCCACGCGGCGATGCGCTACACCGTCTTCGCCGGCGGCAAGCGCCTGCGTCCCATCCTCTGCCTCGCCGCGGCTGAGGCCTGCGGTGGCGATTCCGAGTCCGCGATCCCGCCCGCCTGCGCGGTGGAGATCCTGCACACCTACTCGCTGGTCCACGATGACCTGCCATGCATGGATGACGATGACCTTCGCCGCGGACGCCCCACCTGCCACAAGGTCTATGGCGAAGGCATGGCCGTCCTCACCGGCGATGCGCTCCTTACCGAAGCCTTCCTCATCCTTGCCCAGACCCATCCGGCGAAGCGCTACCCCGTCGGCAGCTACGTCGCCGAACTCGCATTGACCGGCGGCTCGACCAAGCTCATCGGCGGCCAGGTGATGGACCTTGAGGGTGAAGGCAAGAAGCTAACCAAGGCCCAGCTCGTGAAAATCCACGAAGCGAAAACCGCCGCGCTGCTGACCACCTCGATCCGCCTCGGCGCGATGACCGCAAATGCCACCGACAAGCAACTCGAAGCTCTCAGCATCTTCGGCCGCGCCCTTGGCCTCGCCTTCCAGGTGATCGACGACATCCTCGACGTAACAGCCTCCACCGAAGTCCTCGGCAAGACCGCCGGCAAGGACGCCGCGGTCGAAAAGGCCACCTACCCCGCCATCCTCGGCCTGGAGAAGTCCCGCAAGGAAGCCGCCAAGCTCACCAAGGAAGCGATGGATGCCCTGCTACCCCTCGGCAAGAAGGCCCAGCGCCTGCGCGAGATCGCGGACTACCTGCTGAAGCGGGAGTATTGACCGGTCGGAGCCCGTCAGAATGCCCACAGTGAGAGCGTCCGGTTGACGGCGGAGGCGATTGTGGAGGCAAGCGCGAGGAAGAGGAGGCAGTTTCGGGTCTTCGGCGATTCGAGTCGGGAGGGAGGCAGAGGAGTAACCGGGGCCTTAGCAGTCGAGGAACCAAGTCTTTCGGATTTGGATCCGGATGCCTGTGAGCGGTTCAGGGATGGAGGAGAGGAAATCTTCACGGTGCGCCGAGCCGGATGCTGATGCGGTAGAAGCGATGGTCCGGTTCGCCGGCCGGCAGCGGATGGCTGGCAGTCGTTTCGGCGGTGGACTGCCGGGTGATGAGATCGGTCCACTCGTCGAGATCGGCCGAGCTCTGGAGGATATATTCGCGGCCGGGGATCTCATTCCACTCCAGGCCCAGGGATTGTTCGGTGCGGGTCACCCTGAGCCGCGGCAGTGAATCGCCGCGCGCCGGATCGGTGCCGGCCAGCCATTCGGCCTCCGTGTTAAAGCCATCTCCGTCCGCATCGCCGGTGTCATTGACGCGGGTGTCGATCTGGTAGCTCGCGCCGGCTTCCGCAGGAAAATCGAGCACGCCATTTTGGCGGGTCACCGAGCGCACGGAATTGCCGCTGCGGACGAAGGCACCGGGGCTGCTGATGCTCGCGGGCAGGCGGAGCTTGATTGCCTGCGCACGCGACGAGCGCACCGCCAGCGCGGTGGGAATCCCGCCCTGCCAAGCGGCATCCACCTCGTAGCCACCGCGGGCACGGATGCCGGTGAACGAGCCGCTCGCCCATGCCGAGGGCAAGGCCGGCAGCACCGATACCTCGCCGGCATGGGACTGGACGAGCATTTCACACACCGCGGCGGGGAAGCCAAGATTTCCGTCGATCTGGAATGGCGTGTGAGTCGTGTAGAGGTTCGACATCGTGTTGTAGGTCAAGAGACCCCGTACCATGTCGTAGGCCTTATTCGGATCTCCCAGGCGGGCCCACAAGGCGGCGCGCCAGGGCCAAGTCCACGAGCGGCGCGAGTCGCCGGTGGTGCCGCGGTCTTGCAGCGAGATCTTCGCGGCGGCGACATAGGCGGGCGTCTCCACCGGATTGAACTGCGAACCGGGATACGCCGCATAGAGGTGCGAGGTGTGGCGGTGGCCGTCGTGCTCGATCGTCGGCCTTTCCGTGGTCCACTCCATCACCTGCCCCCACGAGCCGATTCCCGGGACCAGCAGGCGCGAGCGCTTGTCAGCCAGCAAGGCGCGGAATTCTGGCTCGATGCCGAGGACATCCGCCGCGGCGATCGTATTCGAGAAGAGGTCCCACACGATTTCCTGCACATAGGAGACGCCGTCCTCGGTCGGCCCGTGCTCGGGCGACCAGCCATTCGGGCCGACCAGCTTGCCATCCGGCCGTGTCACCAGGCGGGCGATCCAGAATTCGCAGATCTCCTTCATGACCGGCCAGGCCGTGCCTTGCAGGAAAGCGGTGTCACCACTGTGGGCATAGTGTTCCCAGTAGTGGCGGGCCAGCCAGGCGGAGGATGGCGTGTCCCAGTCCCACCCGTGCCCGCCGAAGGGATTCACCGAGGTCCGCATGGTCCACCCCGGCGTCTCCGCGCCGAAGGAGGCCTTGGTCGCGGTGCGGCTGAGCGGCGCGATGGCACCGAGGTAGCGGAACAACGGCTCGTGGCACTCGGAAAGATTCGCCGGCTCCGCCATCCAGTAGTTCATCTGGAGGTTGATATTGACGTGGTAGTCGGAGAACCACGGCGGGTTGTTGCTGTTGTTCCAAAGCCCCTGGAGATTCGCCGGCAGCGAATCGCGCGAGCAGGAAATCAGCAGGTAGCGGCCGAACTGGAACAG from Luteolibacter arcticus harbors:
- a CDS encoding glycoside hydrolase family 95 protein, translated to MFLSAFLYRCLAASLVAAAAALAGPLEIRFATPATDWESQALPIGNGRVGAMIYGSPLAERMQFNEITLWTGGANPSGGYDVNSFGAYQNFGDLYLEEGAAGPTVSWPTLADHMAASSTETVAKSVDGSVDTKWCFEHLNKTVIWQASYPAPVVFTGYSLASANDVAARDPKTWTFEGSNDGSSWTQLDSRNLSAATTPVWPFPNRKQTVNFTAATSGAYTHYRFVFAPNTAVPHFQVAEITLTPALTTAVPANLVRSLDVADSIHRVTWIRNGVNFLRESFASHPHQIIATRFSADQAGKISTSFRLVGAHAETTVAAGSEIGFAAVLSNNGLRYATRVRVLHTGGSLTVSGNTLRAENCDSLVILHAAATDYALDATTTPAFRNGINPAVPVAARLNAAQALGYDGLKTAHLADYHALFNRVTLDLGAAPAETLTPARLTAYKAGGTDRHLESLLFQFGRYLLISCSRDSLPANLQGLWNNSNNPPWFSDYHVNINLQMNYWMAEPANLSECHEPLFRYLGAIAPLSRTATKASFGAETPGWTMRTSVNPFGGHGWDWDTPSSAWLARHYWEHYAHSGDTAFLQGTAWPVMKEICEFWIARLVTRPDGKLVGPNGWSPEHGPTEDGVSYVQEIVWDLFSNTIAAADVLGIEPEFRALLADKRSRLLVPGIGSWGQVMEWTTERPTIEHDGHRHTSHLYAAYPGSQFNPVETPAYVAAAKISLQDRGTTGDSRRSWTWPWRAALWARLGDPNKAYDMVRGLLTYNTMSNLYTTHTPFQIDGNLGFPAAVCEMLVQSHAGEVSVLPALPSAWASGSFTGIRARGGYEVDAAWQGGIPTALAVRSSRAQAIKLRLPASISSPGAFVRSGNSVRSVTRQNGVLDFPAEAGASYQIDTRVNDTGDADGDGFNTEAEWLAGTDPARGDSLPRLRVTRTEQSLGLEWNEIPGREYILQSSADLDEWTDLITRQSTAETTASHPLPAGEPDHRFYRISIRLGAP
- a CDS encoding aspartate-semialdehyde dehydrogenase, whose protein sequence is MSEPKHVAIVGATGAVGEEMLLCLEQRNFPVGKLTLLASARSAGKRIPFRGQDIVVQELTHDSFAGVDIALFSAGGGISLEFGPSAAAAGAVVIDNSSAFRMDDGVPLVVPEINPAAAKDHPKGIIANPNCTTIISLMALAPLHEKFGLKSIIASSYQAVSGSGAQGIIELEEQVKAIANGLPFEPKVYPRQIAFNVIPQVDSFTANGYTKEEMKMLNEGRKILGHADLKVSCTCVRVPVYRSHSVSITAQFEKPVDVEAARAAYAGKPGIQVVDDPANKVFPVPLDTTGKDDCLVGRIRKNLVLDNALDLWVVGDQVRKGAALNAVQIAEIL
- a CDS encoding NADH-quinone oxidoreductase subunit A, which translates into the protein MIRCGSYHAGRMSSQYLPVFVQILVAIGFAVVSLTLSVLLGKSARRNATKDSAYECGMLPIGEGSPRFSVKFYLVAMLFVIFDIEVVFMYPWAVQFRDLVAGGNAVPLVSMAGFAGVLAVAYVYALKKGALTWKN
- a CDS encoding polyprenyl synthetase family protein; the encoded protein is MDLKSYLATRAAEVDAALDAFLPKAKEKPATIHAAMRYTVFAGGKRLRPILCLAAAEACGGDSESAIPPACAVEILHTYSLVHDDLPCMDDDDLRRGRPTCHKVYGEGMAVLTGDALLTEAFLILAQTHPAKRYPVGSYVAELALTGGSTKLIGGQVMDLEGEGKKLTKAQLVKIHEAKTAALLTTSIRLGAMTANATDKQLEALSIFGRALGLAFQVIDDILDVTASTEVLGKTAGKDAAVEKATYPAILGLEKSRKEAAKLTKEAMDALLPLGKKAQRLREIADYLLKREY
- a CDS encoding aspartate 1-decarboxylase; protein product: MLHQVLKSKLHRAMITAADVDYEGSIEIPTDLMEVVGLWPGEKVLVASITTGNRLETYVQPGVPGTGNILINGGAAHRIKKGERVAIMAFGLSDTPVLAKKVVLDEENRVLRDGR
- a CDS encoding ribose-phosphate diphosphokinase; translation: MKLISGTAHRALAERIADTLGTKLADVHVTAFPDGETFVKINENIRGDDVFIIQPSCPPTNHNIMELLIMVDAARRASAGRITAVMPFFGYARQDRKDQPRVPITAKLVANLLTSAGVGRVLTMDLHAPQIQGFFDIPVDHLYAKPALIHYLRERHPDTSNLCVVSPDVGGVKMARAYADALGADLAIVAKHRVSATRVEAMNVIGEVEGRDVILIDDMTETAGTLTAAAEILGKHGARRIFAAVSHAVLGDLGQERIQNSVIEEVITTDSVPQASGPKVQAVGIAPLLGEAIRRINGGQSVTSLFDF
- a CDS encoding sugar transferase — encoded protein: MPMSTGRKQAFSIQALQLLDAALVWLGFWLASIVRDPIRDYYGLPSMESSILADMSWVLYIAVPFTPLVLEHFGFYEHVRRKSRHKALQQIVKALAVMGLVLGLISVFSRLQEASRLILGIGAPIVAFLLLLRDRVTRKRMILLERNEGRRERVVLAGSGQDLDELIEELDPEATGGWNIVERFDLTSRPVEELYELLKRETVERVIFATRRTAFDRVAQAVEACELQGVEAWIAASFIRTQIARPVFDSIGNKPMLVLRSTPELSWELLTKEAFDRLGALFLITVSSPLWLIAAIGIRFNSPGAPILFCQKRAGHYGRPFRMWKFRTMVPNAEALLEQIKAEHGNQMDGPVFKLDRDPRIFPFGGWLRKLSIDELPQLLNVLTGEMSLVGPRPLPLYEVAAFSELAHRRRLSVKPGITCEWQAGGRNKITSFEQWVEMDLKYIDNWSLWLDIKILLKTIPAVLLGRGAK